Sequence from the Candidatus Dependentiae bacterium genome:
AAGCGAGTACCAAAATTACGCTGCGATGGAATGTGCATAATACGACTGTATTAACTGATGAGCAAAAAGAACGTGTTCTAGAAAAGCTTGCAAGTGAATTAACTGAAGAGGGTGATGTCATTATTCATAATAAAGAATCTCGCAGTCAGGCACATAACAAAAAAGCAGCAATGAAACAGCTGGGTAAAAAAATTGCCAAAGCATTGTATGTTAAAAAAAAGCGTATGAAAACGCGAGTTCCCAAAGAAGCAAAAGAAGCTCGACTAAAAGAAAAAAAACGGCGTTCTGAGGTTAAAAAGATGCGGCAGACAAAAATCGAGCAATAAATCCATTAATCCTATTAATAGAAAATTTATCTGGTATCTGATCGTGATAAACTAATGTGTCTATGCTGATTGTGAGAAATATGTAGAATAACTTATATAGCGGTTTGATTAAGACCAGTATTCATGCTACCTTTCTCATTAACTAATTTGAAAATAGCTGTTTGAAAGGAATTGCATGAAGCGATTATTAGTTATCGGTTGTTCAGTAGTAGGTTCGCTTTTATTGGTACATCATGTGTCATCGAAAAGAGTGAAAAAATACG
This genomic interval carries:
- the arfB gene encoding aminoacyl-tRNA hydrolase gives rise to the protein MKEDVPVKNNIVIPGHEVEVTASRAGGPGGQHVNKASTKITLRWNVHNTTVLTDEQKERVLEKLASELTEEGDVIIHNKESRSQAHNKKAAMKQLGKKIAKALYVKKKRMKTRVPKEAKEARLKEKKRRSEVKKMRQTKIEQ